In the Butyricicoccus intestinisimiae genome, ACCTCATCGACCGCATCGGAACCGCGCCGGTGCCGCCGCCCCCGCTGCCGTATTTTATCACAAGCGGGCACATCTCGCGCTGGCAGTATTCGCCGCCGTGCTGTGCGGCGCGGCACATCTGCACGGAATTTGACGAACCGTCCATCGAGGATTTGTAACACAAACAGGGTGCTGCCGCTCTTTGACAACACCCTATTTTCGTTCAGCGTTTTTTCTCTTATATTCCTCGTCAAAGTATTTACCCGCACGAATTTCATCGGTCATCCCCGGATATGGTGCTTCCATATGATATGTGTCTTTAAACACGTCAATATTTACATGTTTTATTTTACAAATGTTCTGTGGTATAATACAGGTACTCTACCGAAAGGAACGATACGATGGGAACACTACGCTACGCAATTCTCGGTCTGCTCAACCGCAAAGCCATGACCGGTTACGATTTATCCAAGGAATTTCAAACATCTCTTGCAGAATTCTGGCACGCCAAGCACAGCCAAATCTATCCAGAGCTGAAAGCCTTGGCGGAAGATGGTCTGATTACCTTCCAGACGGAAATCACCGGCACGGTGCTGGAAAAAAAGGTCTATTCCATTACCGAAGCCGGAAAAACAGAATTTTTGCAGTGGGAGCAAAGCAAGAGCAAAATCAAGCGCCTGCCCAAGGACGAATTCAAGCTGCGGCTGTTTTTCTCGGACAGCCTGCCCAAGCAGGCGCAAATTCAGCTGCTCACAGACCAGCTGCAGCAGCACGAGCAATGGCTGCAGCGGCTGCACGGCGATTTATCCAAATTTGATACGATTCCACCGGCAGACGACGCCGCGTTCAGCGATTATCTCGTCTTATTGGGCGCCATCAGCCGCGAGAAAAGCATGTGCGACTGGCTGCAGACCTGCATCCGATTGTGCGAGACAAAAACCCCGTTTACGACATCGTAAACGGGGTTTTGACATAATTTTACTATATTACTCGAGCACAGCGCCCTTGTTTGCGGAGCTTACGAGGCGTGCATAGCGGGACAGCCAGCCGGTCTTGACCTTCGGCTCATGCGGTACGAATGCCGCACGGCGCTTTGCAAATTCCTCCTCGGAAACCTTTGCGTTGACAGCGTGGTTCGGGATATCGATCTCGATGATGTCGCCCTCTTCCAGCAGTCCGATTTCGCCGCCCTGTGCAGCTTCCGGACAAACATGTCCGATGGAAGCGCCGCGGGATGCGCCGGAGAAACGGCCGTCGGTAATCAGTGCAACGTCCTTGTCCAGCTTCATGCCTGCCAGTGCAGAGGTCGGATTCAGCATCTCACGCATACCAGGGCCGCCCTTCGGACCCTCGTAGCGGATGATAACGACATCGCCCGGAACAATCTTGCCGGTATAAATAGCCTGAATGGCATCTTCCTCGCCGTCAAAGATGCGGGCAGGGCCGGTGTGCTTCATCATTTCCGGAGCAACAGCGCTCTGCTTGACTGCACAGCCTTCCTTGGCAATGTTGCCCCACAGAATCGCGATGCCGCCGGTCTGCATGTACGGGTTGTCAATCGGACGGATGACGTTCGGGTTCTTGTTGACGCAGCCCTTGATGTTCTCGCCGACCTTCTTGCCGGTTGCGGTAATGGTATCCAGCTCAATCAGGTTCTTCTTGGACAGCTCGTTCATAACCGCATAGATGCCGCCAGCCTCATTCAGCTCCTGAATGTAGGTTCTGCCGGCCGGTGCCAGATGACACAGGTTCGGCGTGGTGTCGGATACGTGGTTCATCTTCTCCAGATCCAGCTGAATGCCTGCCTCATGCGAGATTGCCAGCAGATGCAGAACGGTATTGGTGGAGCAGCCCAGCGCCATCTCGCACTCCAGTGCGTTGTGAATGGACTTCTCGTTGATGATGTCGCGCGGCTTGATGTCCTTTTCCAGCAGCTCCATAATCTTCATGCCGGCGTGCTTTGCCAGCTGAATGCGGTCGGAATGTACCGCCGGAATGGTGCCGTTGCCCGGCAGAGCCATACCGATTGCCTCGCACAGGCAGTTCATGGAGTTTGCGGTGTACATGCCGGAGCAAGAACCGCAGCCCGGGCAGGAATGGCACTCAACATCGGTCAGCTCTTCATCATTGATGAGGTTTGCCTTGCGCGCGCCGACGGACTCAAAGGTATAGGACAGGGATACGTTCTCACCCTTGACATGGCCTGCCAGCATCGGACCGCCGGATACAACGATGGACGGGATGTTCAGGCGAGCTGCTGCCATGACCATGCCCGGAACAATCTTATCACAGTTCGGGATGAGCACGAGCGCGTCAAACTGATGTGCCTGTGCCAGTGTCTCCACGGAATCGGCAATCAGTTCGCGGGACGGCAGAGAATACTTCATGCCGATATGACCCATCGCAATGCCGTCACAGACGCCGATTGCCGGTACCAGAATCGGTGTGCCGCCAGCCATGCTGACGCCGGTCTTGACAGCAGCGGCAATTTTATCCAGATTGATGTGACCCGGAATAATCTCGCTGTATGCGGAAACCACGCCGATAATCGGACGCGCCATCTCCTCCTCGGTCAGACCGCAGGCACGCAGCAGCGAACGGTTCGGCACGCGCTCAACGCCCTTTGTAATATTATGACTTCTTAATTCCATAAAAGCACCTCCAAGGCGGCATCACCGCCGCGATAAAAAAAGCGGGAACAGGCGCATGACCCGTCCCCGCTGTATCTTTACAAAACATGCGTAAATTTGTCATGTACTTTCTTATTATAAAAGAATACATGACACAAATCAAGGGCAGGACGTCAGATTTCTCAGTCCTTGTCCTTATCCCAATGCACGGCTGTGATGCCGGTGCGGCTGGACTCCACAACATCAAAGTTCTGCATGATGGACAGGAAGGTATCCAGCTTGGACGGTACACCGGAAATGCGGACAATGATGGAGTGCTCGCCTGCGTTGACAACGTCTGCCTGATAGACGTCGCACAGCTCGCGGATGCTCTCCTGCACGTTTGCGTCACCTGCAATCTTAATCAGCGCCAGCTCGCGGCAGAACGCCTCATCCTCCTTGATGTGGACAACCTCTACACATTCCTCCAGCTTGCGCATCTGCTTGAGAATCTGATCCAGCGTGTATGCATCGCCGACGGTCACGATGGTGATGCGGGAAAACTTCTCGTCCACAGTCGGAGAAACCGTCAGGGAATAAATGTTGAAGCCGCGGCGGCCGAACAGGCTGGAAACGCGAGCCAGTACACCGGAGTTATTTTGTACGACGGCCGAAATAATATACTTTTCCATGGGTTCTTCCTCCTCGATCAATCGATGATAACGTTGCGAACGGTCTCGCCGCCCGGAATGAACGGCAGAACGCGCTCGGTCTTATCAATGTGTGCATCAATCAGAACCGGGCCGTCTGTGGTTGCCAGCGCTTCCTTCATGCATGCCTCAAAGCCTGCCAGTGTGTCGCAGCGCAGACCCTTCGCGCCGAATGCCTCTGCCAGCTTGACAAAGTCGGTCTTGCGGTGCGGGTCGGTGTTGGAATAGCGCTTGCCATAGAACGAGGTCTGCCACTGATATACCATGCCGAGTACACTGTTGTTGACGACAACCGTGATAACCGGCAGGTTGTTGCTGACCGCCGTGCACATTTCCTGTAAGTTCATATGGAAGCTGCCGTCGCCCGTGACATGAACCACGCGCTTGTCCGGCTCGCCTACCTGCGCGCCGATGGCTGCGCCGTAGCCGAAGCCCATGGTGCCCAGACCGCCGGAGGTCAGGAACGTGCGCGGCTTGGAGCGGCCGGTAAACTGTGCAGCCCACATCTGGTGCTGGCCGACGTCGGTTGCCACAATGTCATCCTTGCCAATCAGCTCGTCAATTTTCTTCATCAGCTGATGCGGGCGCAGAACGGCATCATTGTCCTTCGGCTTATAGTCCATGCGCTCCTTCCAAGAAGCAATCTGCTCCTTCCACGGCGTGTGGTCTGCATGGTCGATGAGCGGCAGAATCGCCTCCAGCACGTCGTGTACATCGCCGATGACGCTGTGCTCTACCGCGATGTTCTTGTTTACCTCGGACTCGTCAATATCAACCTGAACAACCTTTGCGGCAGATGCGAAATCTCCCATCTTGGTTGCCACGCGGTCGGAGAAACGGGTGCCCAGCGCAATAACCAGATCCGCATTGTCTACGGCGCGGCCGGCGGATACCCAGCCGTGCATGCCGATGAGACCCAGATTGAGCGGCTCCTCCTTATCCAGTGCGCCAATGCCCATCAGCGAATGACACGCCGGAATGTCTCCGCGCTTCATAAAGCGCAGCAGCAGCTCGCAGGCATCCGACGAAATCACGCCGCCGCCGAACAGGATGACCGGACGCTCTGCCGCGTTGACCATCTCTGCCATCTTGGAAATCTGCTCGTGCTGAATCTTCGGATTCGGGCGCTTATGTACCGCCGGCTTGTGCTCAAACTCACAGACTGCCGCAGTGACGTCCTTCGGAATATCAATGAGAACCGGACCCGGACGGCCGCTGATGGCGATTTCATATGCCTGACGAACGGTGTCTGCCAGCTTCTCAACGTTGCGGACAACGAAGTTGTGCTTGGTAATCGGCATAGTCACGCCTGCGATGTAAATTTCCTGAAAGCTGTCTCGGCCGATAAAATTGGTGCCGACATTCGCGGTAATGGCAATGAGCGGAATGGAATCCATAAATGCGGTTGCGATGCCGGTGACGAGGTTGGTCGCACCCGGACCAGACGTTGCCAGAACAACGCCTACCTTGCCGGTGGCGCGGGCATAGCCGTCTGCCGCATGCGATGCGCCCTGCTCGTGTGCCGCCAGAACATGGCGGATGCGGTCGGAATACTTGTACAGTTCATCATAAATGTTCAGGGCTGCGCCGCCCGGATAACCAAAAATGGTGTCGGTACCCTGTTCCAGCAGTGTCTCAAGCAGAATCTGTGAACCATTGAGTTTCATGAGCCATCTCTCCTATATCGTGATATTTTTTCCTATTTTTTCGCGCCGATTGTCGGATGGTAAATCAAAAAAAGCCTTTATCTCTACAAAAAGAGACAAAGACTAGCTCTGCGGTACCACTCTCATTGCTGCCAAAGCGCGGCAGCCACTTCACATCGGCACAACGTGTGCGTAATGCTTTGCCCGTTAACGGAGGCCTAACCCGATTCAGACTACTAAGCTCTGCGCCGTTCTCCTGAACTGCTCGCGGACGACGTTCACACTTCTTCCCTGCTGCCTTGCACCAAACGGCAGCTCTCTGAAAGTTGCGGAAGAGTTACTCTTTCCGGTCTTTGCATTTTTATATCTAAGTATTTCTAATTATATCTTGTAAATTCAAAAAGTCAATCATTATTTTTATTTTTTCGCATTTCTCCGGTTTTCCATGCAAATTTTCAAAGATCCTGCATACTTTGCCCAAATCCGGCAAAGCTAACGACAAGTCGTTGGGAGGTGGTTTTCCTGTTTCTTTCATTCATGCGCACGCTTTTGGTATATGCCGCGCTCATCGGCGGTCTGCGCTTTACCGGAAAGCGGCAGCTCGGTGAGCTGTCCACCTCGGAATTTGCCGTCACCATACTGGTTTCCGAGCTCGCCTCTGTTCCGCTGCAGGATCCCGCCATTCCGCTGCTCGGCGGCATCGTCCCGCTCGTCACGCTGCTCGCCGTGGAGGTGCTGCTGTCGTGCCTGTGCCGCCGAAGCATCCGCTTCCGCCGCCTGCTGTGCGGCAATCCGTGCATGGTCATTCGAGACGGAAAATTCGACCCCGACATGCTGCGCCTGCTGCGCTTGTCGCCGGAGGACGTGCTGGAAGGCCTGCGCATGGCGGGCGTCGCGCTGGTGTCAGATGTCCGCTGCGGCATCATCGAAACCAACGGTCAGCTCAGCGTCCTGCCCTATGCGGACAAGCAGCCGCTCACGCCATCCGACCTCGGCAAGCACCCCAAAGATGCCGGCATGGCGCGCGTGCTCATCTTCGAGGGCAAAATCCGCCGCGGCGTTTTGCGCCAGCTCGGCAAGGATGAGGCGTGGCTGCTGCGCACATGCCGCGCCCGCGGTATCCATGCACCGGAGGATGTATTCCTGCTGACGCTGGACGATTGCGGCAATCTGTTCGTGCAGCCGCGGGAGGTGCACCGATGAAGCGCGTCTGGACGGCAGCCGTGCTGCTTGCGCTCGTGATAACCGGCTGTCTGTACAACAACTATGCCGTTTCCCGCACGGCGGCGCGCATTTCTGCGCCGCTGACACAGGCGATGTGCTGCGCCAGCCCCGCGCGGGCGCAGGCACATCTCACGGCTGCCCAAGCGCAGTACGACCGGAGGGAGCGGTATTTGCGCGCCGTCATGAACCGGCAGCGGCTCGACACGGTTCGCGCGGGCTTCGCTCGCTCACAGGCCGCCGCGCGGCTCGGTGACGCAGCGCAGCTGCAGCTGTCGCTTGCAGAGCTGCGCGAGGCGGTACTGGCGCTCAGATAGAAAAAATCCCGCCGGAAAACCGACGGGATTTTATCGTCATACCATCTTACAGGTACTTCTTCATGGTCTCGCTCGCAGTGCTTGCGTCACCGGACAGGGCAACGGTAAACTCTACGTTGTGCTTGGAAGAGAACTCATCCAGAGCCAGCAGGAACTTATCTGCATCTGCCTGCTTGTCATCGCAAGCAACCTTGTACAGGCTGTCGATGTAGATCTTGGTGATGTCGTAGTTGCCAGCATGGATACCAGCTACGAAGCCCAGCAGGGATGCATAGTCGGTTACGCTGTAGTCCATCACGTCGATCAGGCGTGCCTGATGAGAAATGTCAAAGTTCAGCTGATTGCCCTTTGCGATGCAAACAACAGAACCCGGCTCGTTTGCCGCAGACTCATTTACCTGATTGATAATGTCCTTTGTCTTGCCGCTTCCAGCAGCTGCCATAATCAATTTAACCATTTTGTTTTCCTCCTAATCTACAATGAGGTTGTTATTATGGTATCATACATTGTAAAAAAACACAACGGATTTTCAAAAGAAAAAAAACAGTTCTTTGTGAATTTTTACATACTGGTCAAAAAATGCGCAGTAAGCAAACTTTTTTTCATGAGCAAATATTCAAGCAACTCGCGAAAGATATCCGGCACCTGTTTTTTGTCCGCGCTGTCCGCCGCAACCAGCGCGCGCCGCGCCAGCTCTCCTCCGCTGCCGGTCACGATGATTTCTCCCAGCTTGTCGCCCGCCTGCACCGGCGCCCGTGTGCGCTGCACACAGACAATCTCGCGCCGAATGCTTCCCGCCTCGGTCTTTTTGAGCAACAGCGGCGTCTCCTCCGCGAGCTTGACGGGTACGCTGCCGCGCGTGCCCAGCTCGACGGCCACCTCCGGCAGCGTCTCGCCGTCCGCAATCGGCACGACCGTGTATTCTGCGAAGCCGTAATTGAGCATCGCCGTGATGTCCTGATTGCGCGACTGCTTATCCGGCTCTCCGAGCACAACCGCAAGCAGACACATGCCGTCGCGCTGCGCCGCCGCGGAAATACAATAGCCCGCCGTGCTCGTGTATCCGGTCTTGAGTCCCACCATGCCGTCATACAGCTTGAGCATTTTGTTGGTGTTGGCAAGCCCGAACGAGCCGTTCCGCACGGAATCCATCCAGATGGATGTATAGGTTAAAATCTTGGGATGCCGGAGCAGCTGCTGGGAAATCAATGCCAAATCCCGCGCCGTGGTTTTGGTCTGCTCGCCGTCCGTGTCCAAGCCGTTCGGATTGACAAATTCCGTCCGCTTGCAGCCGAGCTGTTTGGCGCGCTCGTTCATCATCGAGACAAAATGCGCTTCGCTGCCGCCCAGATGCTCCGCCACGGCAACCGCCGCGTCATTCGCGGATGCAACCGCAATCGACTTGAGCATGTCATCCAGCGTCATGCGCTCGCCTTCCTTGAGATAAATCTGTGAGCCGCCCATCTCCGCGGCATGGGCGGATGCGGTCACCCAATCGTCCAGTGATGCGCTGCCGCTGTCCACCGCCTCGATGGTCAGCAGCATGGTCATGAGCTTTGTCACGGACGCGGGCGGATGCACGGCATCGGCGTTGTGTTCAAACAGCACCTGTCCGGTGTCCGTCATCAATATGGCGCTCTTCGCGTGCACCTCTCCCAACTGCGCCGCCGAGGCGGACGCCGAGACCGCCGCCGCACACAGCACGCCGCACACGGCGGTCAGGATACGCTTTCTCATCCGCTTCCTCCCCCGAAAAAACTGGTTTCCACACACTGTATGCGCAAACCAAACGGGGCATACCAAGACAAAGACCGCCCGACAAGCGGGCGGTCTCTCCGATTCGATGTCAATGGGTAATAATCATTTTGCCGATCTTGTCAAGGAACGGCTGCGCCTGCTTCTGATCC is a window encoding:
- a CDS encoding D-alanyl-D-alanine carboxypeptidase family protein, with product MRKRILTAVCGVLCAAAVSASASAAQLGEVHAKSAILMTDTGQVLFEHNADAVHPPASVTKLMTMLLTIEAVDSGSASLDDWVTASAHAAEMGGSQIYLKEGERMTLDDMLKSIAVASANDAAVAVAEHLGGSEAHFVSMMNERAKQLGCKRTEFVNPNGLDTDGEQTKTTARDLALISQQLLRHPKILTYTSIWMDSVRNGSFGLANTNKMLKLYDGMVGLKTGYTSTAGYCISAAAQRDGMCLLAVVLGEPDKQSRNQDITAMLNYGFAEYTVVPIADGETLPEVAVELGTRGSVPVKLAEETPLLLKKTEAGSIRREIVCVQRTRAPVQAGDKLGEIIVTGSGGELARRALVAADSADKKQVPDIFRELLEYLLMKKSLLTAHFLTSM
- the ilvB gene encoding biosynthetic-type acetolactate synthase large subunit; its protein translation is MKLNGSQILLETLLEQGTDTIFGYPGGAALNIYDELYKYSDRIRHVLAAHEQGASHAADGYARATGKVGVVLATSGPGATNLVTGIATAFMDSIPLIAITANVGTNFIGRDSFQEIYIAGVTMPITKHNFVVRNVEKLADTVRQAYEIAISGRPGPVLIDIPKDVTAAVCEFEHKPAVHKRPNPKIQHEQISKMAEMVNAAERPVILFGGGVISSDACELLLRFMKRGDIPACHSLMGIGALDKEEPLNLGLIGMHGWVSAGRAVDNADLVIALGTRFSDRVATKMGDFASAAKVVQVDIDESEVNKNIAVEHSVIGDVHDVLEAILPLIDHADHTPWKEQIASWKERMDYKPKDNDAVLRPHQLMKKIDELIGKDDIVATDVGQHQMWAAQFTGRSKPRTFLTSGGLGTMGFGYGAAIGAQVGEPDKRVVHVTGDGSFHMNLQEMCTAVSNNLPVITVVVNNSVLGMVYQWQTSFYGKRYSNTDPHRKTDFVKLAEAFGAKGLRCDTLAGFEACMKEALATTDGPVLIDAHIDKTERVLPFIPGGETVRNVIID
- a CDS encoding DUF4363 family protein, giving the protein MKRVWTAAVLLALVITGCLYNNYAVSRTAARISAPLTQAMCCASPARAQAHLTAAQAQYDRRERYLRAVMNRQRLDTVRAGFARSQAAARLGDAAQLQLSLAELREAVLALR
- a CDS encoding PadR family transcriptional regulator; translated protein: MGTLRYAILGLLNRKAMTGYDLSKEFQTSLAEFWHAKHSQIYPELKALAEDGLITFQTEITGTVLEKKVYSITEAGKTEFLQWEQSKSKIKRLPKDEFKLRLFFSDSLPKQAQIQLLTDQLQQHEQWLQRLHGDLSKFDTIPPADDAAFSDYLVLLGAISREKSMCDWLQTCIRLCETKTPFTTS
- the ilvN gene encoding acetolactate synthase small subunit; this encodes MEKYIISAVVQNNSGVLARVSSLFGRRGFNIYSLTVSPTVDEKFSRITIVTVGDAYTLDQILKQMRKLEECVEVVHIKEDEAFCRELALIKIAGDANVQESIRELCDVYQADVVNAGEHSIIVRISGVPSKLDTFLSIMQNFDVVESSRTGITAVHWDKDKD
- the ilvD gene encoding dihydroxy-acid dehydratase, with amino-acid sequence MELRSHNITKGVERVPNRSLLRACGLTEEEMARPIIGVVSAYSEIIPGHINLDKIAAAVKTGVSMAGGTPILVPAIGVCDGIAMGHIGMKYSLPSRELIADSVETLAQAHQFDALVLIPNCDKIVPGMVMAAARLNIPSIVVSGGPMLAGHVKGENVSLSYTFESVGARKANLINDEELTDVECHSCPGCGSCSGMYTANSMNCLCEAIGMALPGNGTIPAVHSDRIQLAKHAGMKIMELLEKDIKPRDIINEKSIHNALECEMALGCSTNTVLHLLAISHEAGIQLDLEKMNHVSDTTPNLCHLAPAGRTYIQELNEAGGIYAVMNELSKKNLIELDTITATGKKVGENIKGCVNKNPNVIRPIDNPYMQTGGIAILWGNIAKEGCAVKQSAVAPEMMKHTGPARIFDGEEDAIQAIYTGKIVPGDVVIIRYEGPKGGPGMREMLNPTSALAGMKLDKDVALITDGRFSGASRGASIGHVCPEAAQGGEIGLLEEGDIIEIDIPNHAVNAKVSEEEFAKRRAAFVPHEPKVKTGWLSRYARLVSSANKGAVLE
- a CDS encoding DUF421 domain-containing protein produces the protein MRTLLVYAALIGGLRFTGKRQLGELSTSEFAVTILVSELASVPLQDPAIPLLGGIVPLVTLLAVEVLLSCLCRRSIRFRRLLCGNPCMVIRDGKFDPDMLRLLRLSPEDVLEGLRMAGVALVSDVRCGIIETNGQLSVLPYADKQPLTPSDLGKHPKDAGMARVLIFEGKIRRGVLRQLGKDEAWLLRTCRARGIHAPEDVFLLTLDDCGNLFVQPREVHR